One segment of Clostridium botulinum DNA contains the following:
- a CDS encoding PucR family transcriptional regulator: protein MYGLVEYLNELYKKCEIPFELCIDNKMVFKTNPFLYTDKEIIEARFNINNKIFILKTYSNFKDSLKLIKFCIENRFKDEHDVRENTIISLLKNEYVSSDKLNDVMFELNEVYLISINLEEKISETIDILKTIYIDTEVSILEYNEYIILLGTFEDIEDHISSITETIHNNLYKRCYISYYEVKDYNNINSLYKEGIYKISLAKKYNISNRIFNEKSLLFESIVDSLSEEKKVKILSKFNDGFNKLDDDTINTIEVFFNCDLNLSESAKNLYVHRNTLIYRLDKIKKCTSYDIRNFNEAILFKIAFFVWKESKI, encoded by the coding sequence ATGTACGGATTAGTTGAATATTTAAATGAATTATATAAAAAATGTGAGATACCTTTTGAATTATGTATTGATAATAAAATGGTTTTTAAAACTAATCCTTTTCTTTACACTGATAAAGAAATAATAGAAGCTAGATTTAATATAAATAATAAAATATTTATATTAAAAACTTATAGCAATTTTAAAGATTCACTAAAGCTTATTAAATTTTGTATTGAGAATAGATTCAAAGATGAGCATGATGTTAGAGAAAACACAATAATTTCTTTATTAAAAAATGAATATGTATCAAGTGACAAATTAAATGATGTTATGTTTGAGTTAAATGAGGTTTATTTAATATCTATTAATTTAGAGGAAAAAATAAGTGAAACTATAGATATTTTAAAGACAATATATATAGATACTGAAGTGTCTATATTAGAATATAATGAATATATTATTTTATTAGGGACATTTGAGGATATTGAAGATCATATATCAAGCATAACTGAAACTATACACAATAACCTATATAAAAGATGTTATATAAGTTATTATGAAGTAAAGGATTATAATAATATAAATTCATTATATAAAGAGGGCATTTATAAAATTAGTTTAGCTAAAAAATATAATATTTCAAATAGAATATTTAATGAAAAAAGTTTATTATTTGAAAGTATTGTAGATAGTTTAAGTGAAGAAAAGAAAGTAAAGATATTATCTAAATTCAATGATGGATTTAATAAATTAGATGATGATACAATAAATACAATAGAGGTATTTTTTAATTGTGATTTAAATTTAAGTGAATCAGCTAAAAATTTATATGTGCATAGGAATACTTTGATTTATAGGTTAGATAAGATTAAGAAATGTACATCTTATGATATTAGAAATTTTAATGAAGCAATACTATTTAAAATAGCATTTTTTGTATGGAAAGAAAGTAAAATATAA